The Sphingobacteriales bacterium nucleotide sequence AAAGCATTTCAGCTTTTACCACTTCTGTTCCTGTTTCATCAGTTACTTTTACTGCAACTAGCAATTCTCCTTTATCCGAGTTTTTTATTGTATCAATTTGTTCGTTGCTAAGTGTAGCCACAGCAGTTTGTGCGCCTTTGCTTCTTTTGATATAATCTATTTTCATACTTTTCATCAAAGGCAATTTATTGTCAGGAATATTTACACCAACAATAATTCCTGTTGCCGTTTCTGCCAAAAGTGCTGTTGCAATTGCATGTATTTGTCCAATATGGTTTCTTACTTTAGTCATATTGTCCAACGAAGCTACCAATTCATTCGAAGATATTTTATTAAATTGTACACCAGATGTACCTACATATTTTACAGTATTACCTAAGATAAAACTGATTGCTTTCATTTTTAATGGTTCTGGTAAGAAATTAAGTGAGTTTAATGTTTTGGATAATTTATTCATGTTACGTATTTCAAATTATTATTCAAAGAAAATTAATACGCAATATAAAAACAAAATCATATTCAAACAAACGTTTGGTTATATTTTTAAGCACATTCAACAATATAAATTGTATTGTTAGTATTTTAGAAAAAAAACTACATTTCTAATACCTAATTTTATACTATGCAAGTCTACCAAGATTTTTTAAGACATATATTAGAAAAAGGAACAAAGAAAGAAGATAGAACAGGAACAGGCACAGTTAGTGTTTTTGGTTACCAAATGCGTTTTAATTTGAATGATGGTTTTCCATTAGTTACTACAAAAAAACTGCATCTAAAATCTATTGTACAAGAGCTTTTATGGTTCATTGCTGGCGATACAAATATAGAATATTTATGTAAAAATGGCGTGAATATTTGGAATGATTGGCCATATCAGA carries:
- a CDS encoding DUF4442 domain-containing protein gives rise to the protein MNKLSKTLNSLNFLPEPLKMKAISFILGNTVKYVGTSGVQFNKISSNELVASLDNMTKVRNHIGQIHAIATALLAETATGIIVGVNIPDNKLPLMKSMKIDYIKRSKGAQTAVATLSNEQIDTIKNSDKGELLVAVKVTDETGTEVVKAEMLWAWILKK